The Solanum pennellii chromosome 11, SPENNV200 genome contains a region encoding:
- the LOC107003463 gene encoding protein DETOXIFICATION 54 encodes MAEKDPDFFSHKLPTASQVVEELKELWGMAFPITAMNCLVYVRAVVSVLFLGRLGSLELAGGALSIGFTNITGYSVLVGLASGLEPVCSQAYGSKNWDLLSQSLQRMICILLLAIIPISLLWINLEGIMLFMCQDKEITAMAATYCIYSLPDLATNTLLQPLRVYLRSQGVTKPQMWCTFVAVLFHVPLNYFLVVVMGLGVPGVAMASVLTNLHMMVLMMGYVYVYGRWEWRWTAGIGGICGGLGPLLKLAVPSCIGICLEWWWYEIVTVLAGYLPNPRLAVAATGIMIQTTSLMYTVPMALAGCVSARVGNELGAGKPYKAKLAAVVALACAFVIGFINVIWTVIFRNKWGGLFTKDEMLQALVASVLPIIGLCELGNCPQTTGCGILRGTAQPVIGARINLGSFYFVGTPIALCLAFWLKVGFSGLWYGLLSAQAACAISILYAVHCCTDWEGEALKAKRLTNLEMMGHRDDISDDDDDEQNGLLVNEMIKDKFDDVP; translated from the exons ATGGCGGAAAAAGACCCTGATTTTTTCTCCCACAAATTGCCTACTGCTTCTCAG gtggtGGAGGAATTGAAGGAGCTATGGGGAATGGCTTTCCCAATAACAGCAATGAATTGCTTAGTCTATGTTAGAGCAGTGGTGTCTGTTCTATTCTTGGGAAGACTTGGAAGTCTAGAACTTGCTGGTGGAGCACTTTCCATTGGGTTCACAAATATAACTGGTTACTCTGTTCTTGTTGGTCTTGCTTCAGGTCTTGAGCCTGTTTGTAGCCAAGCTTATGGAAGCAAGAACTGGGACTTGCTTTCACAGTCTCTACAACGTATGATTTGCATACTTTTGTTGGCTATCATTCCAATAAGTCTTCTGTGGATTAATCTTGAGGGAATCATGCTTTTCATGTGTCAAGATAAGGAAATAACCGCAATGGCTGCAACTTACTGTATCTATTCACTCCCTGATCTTGCAACAAACACTTTGTTACAGCCTCTGAGGGTGTATCTGAGGTCACAGGGGGTGACTAAGCCTCAGATGTGGTGTACTTTTGTGGCAGTGCTCTTTCATGTGCCCTTGAACTATTTTTTGGTTGTGGTGATGGGGCTAGGAGTTCCAGGAGTTGCTATGGCTTCAGTGCTGACTAATCTGCATATGATGGTGCTGATGATGGGGTATGTCTATGTTTATGGGAGGTGGGAGTGGAGATGGACGGCTGGGATTGGAGGGATTTGTGGTGGATTGGGCCCACTGCTGAAGTTGGCTGTTCCTAGTTGTATTGGTATCTGTTTAGAATGGTGGTGGTATGAGATTGTAACTGTTCTTGCTGGATATTTGCCTAATCCAAGGCTTGCTGTGGCTGCTACTGGGATTATGATACAGACCACTAGCCTTATGTACACTGTTCCCATGGCCTTGGCTGGCTGTGTATCTGCTAGG GTCGGGAACGAGTTAGGAGCTGGGAAACCATACAAAGCAAAGTTAGCTGCAGTAGTTGCATTAGCTTGTGCGTTTGTCATTGGATTCATAAACGTTATATGGACGGTGATCTTCAGGAACAAATGGGGAGGCCTATTTACAAAAGATGAGATGCTTCAAGCACTTGTTGCATCAGTTTTACCAATAATCGGTTTGTGTGAGCTCGGAAACTGTCCTCAGACCACCGGTTGTGGCATACTCCGTGGAACAGCTCAGCCGGTTATAGGTGCCCGGATCAACCTCGGCTCATTTTACTTCGTTGGCACTCCGATAGCATTATGCTTAGCCTTCTGGCTAAAAGTTGGTTTTAGTGGTCTATGGTATGGTCTGTTATCAGCTCAAGCAGCCTGTGCTATCTCAATTCTATATGCTGTCCATTGCTGCACAGATTGGGAAGGCGAGGCGCTGAAAGCGAAGCGACTAACCAACTTAGAGATGATGGGACATAGAGATGACAttagtgatgatgatgatgatgaacaAAATGGCCTTTTGGTTAATGAGATGATCAAAGACAAGTTTGATGATGTTCCATAA